From the genome of Hymenobacter cellulosilyticus, one region includes:
- a CDS encoding alpha/beta fold hydrolase, with the protein MNVSATLRPILAALLLAAAPLAATQAAPAPSFADNAAAHPSFTVKVVGKGQPMLLIPGLTCPGVVWDATVAHYQKQYQCHIVSLAGFGASRLPLIPPTFCRACATSCWATSKPTSSTSPSLWATAWAASWVCG; encoded by the coding sequence ATGAACGTCTCCGCTACCCTCCGCCCCATCCTGGCCGCCCTCCTGCTGGCCGCCGCTCCGCTGGCCGCCACCCAGGCTGCTCCCGCTCCCAGCTTCGCCGACAACGCCGCGGCCCACCCCAGCTTCACGGTGAAGGTGGTTGGCAAAGGCCAGCCCATGCTGCTGATTCCGGGCCTGACCTGCCCCGGCGTGGTGTGGGACGCCACGGTGGCCCACTACCAGAAGCAGTATCAGTGCCACATCGTGTCCTTGGCGGGCTTTGGGGCCAGCCGGCTGCCGCTAATACCACCAACTTTCTGCAGGGCGTGCGCGACCAGCTGCTGGGCTACATCAAAACCAACAAGCTCAACAAGCCCGTCATTGTGGGCCACAGCTTGGGCGGCTTCATGGGTTTGTGGCTGA
- a CDS encoding T9SS type A sorting domain-containing protein has translation MRLADGFSSAEKFLTLSSKARQSSVGLTTGTDVSQVVGAALGRLAPGDSTVVAFAVLGAPTLPALQAAAEAAGRRYRLLLPTRRAVPAVLWQAYPNPAHTKLQLEVPAGLGLHTLRLFTSVGQLVRQQAIAGTRPELDVRTLPAGIYLLQVQGPAQVLSRQIVVE, from the coding sequence GTGCGCTTGGCCGATGGATTCAGCAGCGCCGAAAAGTTTTTGACCCTGAGTAGCAAAGCCCGGCAAAGCAGCGTGGGCCTCACCACCGGCACCGATGTGTCTCAAGTAGTGGGCGCGGCCCTGGGCCGCCTCGCGCCCGGCGACTCGACCGTGGTGGCCTTCGCCGTGCTGGGGGCTCCTACCCTGCCGGCCTTGCAAGCCGCCGCCGAGGCGGCCGGGCGCCGCTACCGCCTGCTGCTGCCCACCCGCCGGGCCGTGCCCGCAGTGCTGTGGCAGGCCTATCCGAATCCGGCGCACACGAAGCTCCAGCTTGAAGTGCCCGCTGGGCTGGGGCTCCACACCCTGCGGCTCTTTACTAGCGTGGGCCAACTGGTGCGGCAGCAGGCAATAGCAGGCACCCGCCCCGAGCTTGACGTGCGCACGTTGCCAGCGGGTATTTACTTACTGCAGGTTCAGGGCCCGGCCCAGGTTCTTTCCCGCCAGATTGTAGTAGAGTAG
- a CDS encoding aldehyde dehydrogenase family protein, translated as MRNRRFTELLQTGAEQWVGQEESPYEQQPLGIEYPFFEPEILVERAQASFEQWRKLKPAQRAALLTEALDGIKDRFFEIAYATMHTTGQAFMMAFQASGPHAADRALEAIAAGYEEQTRFPEETRWEKPMGKYNLALLKTWRAVPKGVGLVIGCSTFPTWNSVPGLFASLVTGNPVLVKPHPKAVLPIAIMVAEVQKVLVAYDLDPNICQLAVDAADRLIAVDLAEDRAVKLIDYTGGAQFGEYIESLKGKTVFTEKTGVNSIILDSCDDLDKVAQNLAFSVSLYSGQMCTAPQNFFIPAAGVRVNGELVPYEDVVQALAAAVTGLANNPKVGSHVLGAIQNSETYARVQQLTLDGSRSILPHGTVAHPVYKNARTCSPCIHEVEAARIEQFSQELFGPIMLVIKTQDTQESIRLAAQLAREYGAISCGAYTTDEQVKEQIMDQMSLAGTPVSFNLTGSIYVNQNAGFSDFHVTGGNPAGNASFTNPEFVIKRFTWVGFREPAPTMVE; from the coding sequence CTGCGCAACCGGCGCTTTACCGAGCTGCTCCAAACCGGGGCCGAGCAGTGGGTGGGGCAGGAGGAGTCGCCCTATGAGCAGCAGCCCCTGGGCATCGAGTACCCGTTTTTTGAGCCCGAAATTCTGGTAGAGCGCGCCCAGGCCAGCTTCGAGCAATGGCGCAAGCTCAAGCCGGCCCAGCGCGCGGCCTTGCTCACCGAGGCCCTGGACGGCATCAAGGACCGGTTTTTTGAAATTGCCTACGCCACCATGCACACCACGGGCCAGGCGTTTATGATGGCCTTTCAGGCCAGCGGCCCCCACGCCGCCGACCGGGCCCTGGAAGCCATTGCCGCCGGCTACGAGGAGCAAACCCGCTTTCCGGAAGAAACCCGCTGGGAAAAACCCATGGGCAAGTACAACCTGGCCTTGCTCAAAACCTGGCGGGCCGTGCCCAAGGGCGTCGGGCTGGTCATCGGCTGCTCCACGTTTCCGACCTGGAACTCGGTGCCGGGCCTGTTTGCCTCCCTCGTGACGGGCAACCCGGTACTGGTCAAGCCCCATCCCAAGGCCGTGCTGCCCATTGCCATTATGGTGGCTGAGGTGCAGAAAGTACTGGTTGCCTACGACCTGGACCCCAACATCTGCCAGCTGGCCGTGGATGCCGCCGACCGCCTTATTGCGGTAGATTTGGCCGAAGACCGCGCCGTAAAGCTCATCGACTACACCGGCGGAGCCCAGTTTGGCGAGTACATCGAAAGCCTGAAGGGTAAAACCGTCTTTACCGAGAAAACCGGCGTCAACTCCATCATCCTCGACTCCTGCGACGACCTAGACAAGGTGGCCCAGAACCTGGCGTTTTCGGTGAGTTTGTACTCGGGGCAAATGTGTACGGCCCCGCAAAATTTCTTTATTCCGGCCGCCGGAGTTCGGGTAAACGGTGAGTTGGTGCCCTACGAGGACGTAGTGCAGGCCCTGGCCGCCGCCGTAACGGGCCTGGCCAACAATCCCAAAGTCGGGTCCCACGTGCTGGGCGCCATTCAAAACTCCGAAACCTACGCCCGGGTGCAGCAGCTTACCCTGGACGGCAGCCGCAGCATCCTGCCCCACGGTACGGTAGCCCACCCTGTGTACAAGAATGCGCGCACTTGCTCGCCTTGCATTCATGAGGTGGAGGCGGCCCGCATCGAGCAATTTAGTCAGGAGCTGTTCGGGCCCATTATGCTGGTTATCAAAACCCAGGATACCCAGGAAAGCATCCGGCTGGCGGCCCAGTTGGCCCGGGAGTACGGGGCCATCAGCTGCGGAGCCTACACTACCGACGAGCAGGTGAAAGAGCAGATTATGGATCAGATGAGCCTGGCCGGCACGCCGGTGAGCTTCAACCTGACTGGCAGCATCTACGTGAACCAAAACGCGGGCTTCTCCGACTTCCACGTCACGGGCGGCAACCCGGCCGGCAACGCGTCCTTTACCAACCCCGAATTCGTCATCAAGCGCTTTACCTGGGTGGGCTTCCGGGAGCCGGCCCCTACTATGGTAGAGTAG
- a CDS encoding alpha/beta fold hydrolase — MRDQLLGYIKTNKLNKPVIVGHSLGGFMGLWLSTTQPEAVGPLVIVDSLPFMSAIQNPNLTAEAAKPMAEGMRQQMSQGKMPMPAQRQMVSSLVTDSARVTQLARWGQASDPATVAQAMYEMMTTDLRADLGRIQQPALVLGAWAAYKQYGSTKESTRAIFAQQYAKLPNHRIEMSEAGRHFLMYDDTQWYLAQADAFLKQNVVARK; from the coding sequence GTGCGCGACCAGCTGCTGGGCTACATCAAAACCAACAAGCTCAACAAGCCCGTCATTGTGGGCCACAGCTTGGGCGGCTTCATGGGTTTGTGGCTGAGCACCACCCAGCCCGAAGCCGTGGGCCCCCTGGTCATTGTCGATTCGCTGCCGTTTATGTCGGCCATTCAGAACCCCAACCTGACGGCCGAAGCGGCCAAGCCCATGGCCGAGGGCATGCGCCAGCAGATGAGCCAGGGCAAAATGCCGATGCCCGCCCAGCGCCAGATGGTCAGCAGCCTGGTAACCGACTCGGCCCGCGTGACGCAACTGGCCCGCTGGGGTCAGGCCTCCGACCCGGCTACCGTGGCCCAGGCCATGTACGAGATGATGACCACCGACCTGCGCGCCGACCTGGGCCGCATTCAGCAGCCGGCCCTGGTGCTGGGCGCCTGGGCCGCCTACAAGCAGTACGGCTCGACAAAGGAAAGCACCCGCGCCATCTTTGCCCAGCAGTACGCCAAGCTGCCCAACCACCGCATCGAAATGTCGGAAGCCGGCCGCCACTTCCTCATGTACGACGACACCCAGTGGTATCTGGCCCAGGCGGACGCCTTCCTGAAGCAGAACGTAGTGGCCCGCAAGTAG
- a CDS encoding outer membrane protein assembly factor BamE codes for MRIFVPMVALAAALLTGCTAQESFQNAENCVKVQVGMSEQQVRGIMGPPTGEDMAGTNGKTWSYLFGSATDTQPIRIQFDADGKVSSATCAPEASGSERPTGN; via the coding sequence ATGAGAATCTTTGTTCCAATGGTGGCCCTGGCTGCTGCCCTGCTTACCGGCTGCACGGCCCAGGAAAGCTTCCAGAATGCCGAAAACTGCGTCAAAGTCCAGGTTGGGATGAGTGAGCAGCAGGTACGCGGCATTATGGGTCCGCCCACCGGGGAGGATATGGCCGGCACCAACGGCAAAACCTGGTCCTACCTCTTTGGTAGCGCCACCGATACCCAGCCCATCCGCATTCAGTTCGACGCCGACGGCAAGGTAAGCTCGGCTACCTGCGCCCCGGAGGCTTCCGGCTCGGAGCGGCCTACCGGTAACTAA
- a CDS encoding S8 family serine peptidase: MPRLLHIFLFLALLSSSRPVWSQTAPQLPGTLVFKLRPEFKALGTTDQILLPKLQQALEKVGATKLRQKFPRTLPASPELPGSVDLQLVYQVSLKTGVPVAKACRALLQTGVLEYAEPLNFRPPLYQPNDPLADSTRTDGQFYLKNIQAYRAWDITQGDTSIVIGITDTGTRYSHEDLRGQLKRNYADPIDGLDNDNDGYVDNFRGWDVADNDNDASINMAVFQPVHGILVTGCAVAQPDNGVGLAGVGFKCKYLPLKIYPNTTTGSFAGFEAIVYAADHGCQVINVSWGSPGSRSQFEQDVITYAAVNRNAVVVAAAGNTNAELDFYPASYDHVVSVAALAPNDEKSGPATYSNHVSLSAPGEQVLTILGNNDSDYYPVNGSSFASPLVAGAAALVRTRFPQFTADQIAAQLRQTADDVYSLPGNSALRGKLGTGRLNVHHAVRFTDRREARIISTQTAPARQAYQPNDTLQVAITVQNLLQPVSGLTVTLTSLSPYLTVRQGTFAAGALPTLGRATNSAAPFRLAVAANVPINTRAQLRYRLTADNGYQTDQFLTLTLNPDYVVLDAGDLHLTLTSRGNLGYDGLGSDLGQSVTYKGSAPLLYEGGLLVATSPTRVADRVRNERNEANQDFYALSQIQLSRQPVRATQEASGVFQDSVPTTKRPGSVGLRIRQRGYAWSTAADRDYAIVEYHLQNITPTR, from the coding sequence ATGCCCCGACTGCTACATATTTTTCTTTTTCTGGCTTTGCTAAGCAGTTCCCGGCCGGTTTGGAGCCAGACGGCGCCGCAGCTGCCGGGCACCCTGGTCTTCAAGCTCCGCCCCGAGTTCAAGGCCTTAGGCACCACCGATCAGATTCTCCTGCCCAAGCTGCAGCAAGCCCTGGAAAAGGTGGGCGCGACCAAGCTGCGCCAGAAATTTCCGCGCACCCTGCCCGCCAGCCCTGAGCTGCCCGGCTCGGTGGATCTGCAGCTGGTGTATCAGGTAAGCTTGAAAACGGGCGTGCCAGTAGCCAAGGCCTGCCGGGCGCTGCTGCAAACCGGCGTGCTGGAATACGCCGAGCCCCTGAACTTCCGCCCCCCGCTCTACCAGCCCAACGACCCGCTGGCCGATTCGACCCGCACCGACGGGCAGTTTTACCTGAAAAACATTCAGGCCTACCGGGCCTGGGATATTACGCAAGGCGACACGAGCATCGTTATCGGCATCACCGACACGGGCACGCGCTACAGCCACGAGGATTTGCGGGGGCAGCTCAAGAGAAACTACGCCGACCCCATCGACGGCCTCGATAACGACAACGACGGCTACGTGGATAACTTCCGGGGCTGGGACGTAGCCGACAACGACAACGACGCCTCTATCAACATGGCCGTGTTTCAGCCCGTGCACGGCATTCTGGTAACGGGCTGCGCCGTGGCCCAGCCCGACAACGGCGTGGGCCTGGCCGGGGTCGGCTTTAAGTGCAAGTACCTGCCGCTCAAGATTTACCCCAACACCACCACGGGCAGCTTCGCCGGCTTCGAGGCCATTGTGTACGCCGCCGACCACGGCTGCCAGGTAATCAACGTGAGCTGGGGCAGCCCGGGCAGCCGCTCCCAGTTTGAGCAGGACGTCATTACCTACGCCGCTGTCAACCGCAACGCCGTAGTAGTGGCGGCGGCCGGCAACACCAACGCGGAGCTGGACTTCTACCCGGCCAGCTACGACCACGTGGTTTCGGTGGCGGCCCTGGCTCCAAATGATGAGAAATCGGGCCCGGCCACGTACAGCAACCACGTGTCGCTGTCGGCCCCCGGCGAGCAGGTGTTGACCATTCTGGGCAATAACGACAGCGACTATTACCCGGTCAACGGCTCCTCGTTTGCTTCCCCGCTGGTGGCTGGCGCGGCGGCCCTGGTGCGCACCCGTTTCCCGCAGTTTACCGCCGACCAGATAGCGGCCCAGCTGCGCCAAACCGCCGACGACGTGTACTCCCTGCCTGGCAACTCGGCCTTGCGCGGCAAGCTCGGTACGGGCCGCCTCAACGTGCACCACGCCGTGCGCTTCACCGACCGGCGCGAGGCCCGCATCATCAGCACCCAAACGGCCCCGGCCCGCCAGGCCTACCAGCCCAACGACACGCTTCAGGTAGCCATAACGGTTCAGAACCTGCTGCAGCCCGTCAGTGGCCTTACCGTCACGCTGACTTCCCTTTCGCCTTACCTCACGGTGCGCCAGGGCACCTTTGCGGCGGGAGCCCTGCCTACGCTGGGCCGTGCGACCAACTCGGCTGCGCCCTTTCGCCTGGCCGTGGCGGCCAATGTGCCCATCAACACCCGGGCCCAGCTGCGCTACCGCCTCACGGCCGACAACGGCTACCAGACCGACCAGTTTTTGACCTTGACGCTTAACCCCGACTATGTCGTGCTCGACGCCGGCGACCTGCACCTCACGCTCACCAGCCGCGGCAACCTGGGCTACGACGGTTTAGGCTCCGATTTGGGGCAAAGCGTGACTTACAAAGGCAGCGCGCCCCTGCTCTACGAAGGCGGCCTGCTGGTGGCGACTTCGCCCACGCGCGTGGCAGACCGGGTGCGCAATGAGCGCAACGAGGCCAACCAGGATTTCTACGCCCTGAGCCAGATTCAGCTGAGCCGCCAGCCGGTGCGCGCTACCCAGGAAGCCTCCGGCGTGTTCCAAGACTCGGTCCCTACCACCAAGCGCCCCGGCTCGGTGGGCCTCCGCATCCGGCAGCGCGGCTACGCCTGGTCCACTGCCGCCGACCGGGACTACGCCATTGTGGAATACCACCTGCAGAATATCACCCCGACACGCTGA
- a CDS encoding energy transducer TonB, protein MLLVGQLRAQNQLVAALTDSGSSVGATPAAAAPSVYHVAEEMPSFPGGEAAFTKFLRAKIQYPTAALNHGTSGKVHVSFVVDEQGHILDAKVVKGLGFGLDEEALRLVRIMPWWNPGKISGQPVKVAYTLPIVFRALE, encoded by the coding sequence TTGCTTTTAGTAGGTCAGCTACGAGCCCAGAATCAGCTGGTCGCCGCCCTTACCGATAGTGGCAGCAGCGTAGGTGCCACCCCGGCCGCTGCGGCCCCGTCGGTGTACCACGTGGCTGAGGAAATGCCCAGCTTCCCGGGTGGTGAAGCGGCTTTTACCAAGTTTCTGCGGGCCAAAATTCAGTACCCCACGGCGGCTCTCAACCACGGCACCTCGGGCAAGGTCCACGTGAGCTTCGTGGTGGATGAGCAGGGCCACATCCTCGACGCCAAGGTGGTGAAGGGGCTGGGCTTTGGGCTGGATGAGGAAGCCCTGCGCCTGGTGCGCATCATGCCCTGGTGGAACCCCGGCAAGATTAGCGGCCAACCCGTGAAAGTGGCCTACACCCTGCCCATCGTGTTCCGGGCGTTGGAGTAG
- a CDS encoding sensor histidine kinase: MLPFTRRRLYWVLQVTCWGLYALLGITIFKIMGQLTVNYVLAQLCIVALNIGASHLLRAVIRRGGWLRLPVLAVVPRLLVANFLLSLVTQLLISAIMMYVVGMFKPADFSWVALFLYTLYGNFVFWLWALLYFGLHYLDSYKRAEVDKWKLLAAVQEAEMRMLKAQINPHFMFNGLNNIRALVTENPARARDMITHLSDLLRYSIQLNSTEKVTLAREVEIVEHYLALEAMQLEERLTYTLDVVPDTLNVLIPPMTLQLLVENAIKHGIAPRPDGGTIELTARLSGARLLVTVRNTGQYQPRPGHEGVGVRNARERLQLLFGSAAGLLLHNDPTTPDTVVAELHLPAGQLPQPAVAATAAVSA; this comes from the coding sequence ATGCTGCCTTTTACCCGTCGTCGGCTCTACTGGGTGCTGCAAGTCACCTGCTGGGGGCTGTACGCCTTGCTGGGCATTACCATTTTCAAGATAATGGGCCAGCTGACGGTAAACTACGTGCTGGCGCAGCTCTGCATCGTGGCCCTCAACATCGGTGCTTCCCATTTGCTGCGGGCCGTTATCCGGCGCGGGGGCTGGCTGCGGCTGCCGGTGCTGGCGGTGGTGCCCCGCCTGCTGGTAGCCAACTTTCTGCTTTCCCTGGTCACGCAGCTGCTCATTTCGGCCATCATGATGTACGTCGTGGGCATGTTCAAGCCGGCAGATTTCAGCTGGGTGGCCCTGTTTCTCTACACGCTGTACGGCAACTTCGTGTTCTGGCTCTGGGCCCTGCTCTACTTCGGCCTGCACTACCTCGACAGCTACAAGCGGGCTGAGGTCGACAAGTGGAAATTGCTAGCGGCCGTGCAGGAAGCCGAAATGCGCATGCTTAAGGCCCAGATCAATCCGCACTTTATGTTCAACGGGCTCAACAACATCCGGGCGCTGGTAACCGAAAACCCGGCCCGGGCCCGCGACATGATAACCCACCTTTCGGACTTGCTGCGCTACTCCATTCAGCTCAACAGCACCGAGAAGGTGACCCTGGCCCGGGAAGTGGAAATCGTGGAGCACTACCTGGCCCTGGAAGCCATGCAGCTGGAAGAGCGGCTGACGTACACGCTCGACGTGGTCCCCGATACCCTGAACGTGCTCATCCCGCCCATGACGCTGCAACTGCTGGTCGAAAACGCCATCAAGCACGGCATTGCGCCCCGGCCCGACGGCGGCACGATTGAGCTGACGGCCCGCCTCAGCGGTGCCCGGCTGCTGGTAACGGTGCGCAACACCGGCCAGTACCAGCCCCGGCCCGGCCACGAGGGCGTGGGCGTGCGCAACGCCCGGGAACGGCTGCAGCTGCTGTTTGGCTCGGCCGCGGGCCTGCTTCTCCACAACGACCCCACGACGCCCGACACCGTGGTGGCCGAGCTGCACCTGCCGGCCGGGCAGCTGCCCCAGCCCGCCGTGGCAGCCACGGCCGCGGTTTCCGCTTAG
- a CDS encoding DUF7010 family protein, whose translation MSAQLNLDALRLELSVKAKNGLDFIVAASLIWTAITLIWMLPNSPGRNGLFTLCLSGVMLPMALLFSKVFRTTWTIKDNPIQPLGLWLNFAQLFYFPILIFMYIKHPQYFIMTYGIITGAHFFPYAWFYNTKSFAIMAGVIALGCMVLGTRLPVEKLYYIPGFTVASLLLLAGWLYLDYQKKRQQAPALVAAAA comes from the coding sequence ATGTCTGCTCAACTAAACCTGGACGCGCTGCGCCTCGAACTCTCGGTAAAGGCTAAAAACGGCCTGGATTTCATTGTCGCGGCCAGCCTGATCTGGACGGCCATTACCCTGATCTGGATGCTGCCCAACAGCCCCGGCCGCAACGGGCTCTTTACCCTTTGCCTGAGCGGGGTAATGCTGCCCATGGCCCTGCTGTTTTCCAAGGTTTTCCGCACCACCTGGACTATCAAGGACAACCCGATTCAGCCCCTGGGCCTGTGGCTTAACTTCGCCCAGCTTTTCTATTTTCCGATTCTGATTTTTATGTATATCAAACACCCCCAATACTTTATCATGACCTACGGCATCATCACCGGGGCCCATTTCTTTCCCTACGCCTGGTTTTACAACACCAAGTCCTTTGCCATTATGGCCGGCGTTATTGCCCTGGGCTGCATGGTGCTGGGCACCCGCCTGCCGGTAGAAAAGCTCTATTACATTCCGGGCTTCACGGTGGCCAGCCTGCTGCTGCTGGCCGGCTGGCTCTACCTCGACTACCAGAAAAAGCGTCAGCAGGCCCCAGCCCTGGTAGCCGCCGCAGCCTAA
- the tssD gene encoding type VI secretion system tube protein TssD produces the protein MASFHAELYINGQAYPVLWCALEFQQQIQERGRVSARVRQGPLLLQLDVPQDDDTLVSWAATLHKKLSGHIIFYDTSQRSPHESIHFEEAECVGYQESFDVLRGEGGSYACSLTITAPEFVLGSGSAGGPAAVSSFLPAAAPPVPSANLAAKALEVAETKAERYQKRLRLLQSGRNKVADMDQLISSGGPVAGPAAAPASKGPLGRLGSLLTGNSNSAVAEAGASPLVADRNLLQKAVDRLTFNNVAVERARLSQHAYQFTTTADPSGLLLPTFTGEVPEGWAALQVWDDKKTGFAAALYDSNFEQPNRKVLAFRGTNPTEWGDIKADLTQALGIPTKQYDQAIELARNLKDQYGAGLDIVQDAGLDMAGHSLGGGLAAAASVVTGAKGYTFNAAGLHPNSVKPFGITKEAMRAAAPGLIDNVYSNRDPLNGLQNHMGGLIPKSVGTPHVLSKAGFHPIGDVVAAIETEKDADTATIQKYTRP, from the coding sequence ATGGCATCATTTCATGCTGAACTCTATATCAACGGGCAGGCTTACCCCGTGCTGTGGTGTGCCCTGGAGTTCCAACAGCAAATCCAGGAACGGGGCCGGGTGTCGGCCCGGGTGCGCCAGGGTCCGCTGCTTTTGCAGCTCGATGTACCCCAGGATGACGACACGCTGGTAAGCTGGGCCGCCACGCTCCACAAAAAGCTCAGCGGCCACATCATTTTCTACGACACCAGCCAGCGTAGCCCCCACGAGTCCATTCACTTCGAGGAAGCAGAGTGCGTAGGCTACCAGGAAAGCTTCGACGTGCTGCGGGGCGAGGGCGGCTCTTATGCCTGCAGCCTTACCATCACGGCCCCGGAGTTTGTGCTGGGCTCGGGCTCAGCGGGCGGGCCAGCCGCTGTCAGCAGTTTTCTGCCCGCCGCCGCTCCGCCCGTGCCCAGCGCCAATCTGGCGGCCAAGGCCCTGGAAGTGGCCGAAACCAAGGCAGAGCGCTACCAGAAGCGCCTGCGCCTGCTGCAGTCGGGCCGTAACAAGGTCGCCGACATGGACCAGCTCATCAGCTCGGGCGGTCCGGTGGCGGGCCCTGCGGCAGCTCCGGCCAGCAAGGGCCCTCTTGGCCGCCTGGGCTCTTTGCTGACCGGCAACTCAAACAGCGCTGTAGCCGAAGCCGGCGCCAGCCCGCTTGTGGCCGACCGCAACTTGCTGCAGAAGGCCGTCGACCGGCTCACGTTTAATAATGTGGCCGTGGAGCGGGCCCGGCTAAGCCAGCACGCCTACCAGTTTACGACCACCGCCGACCCCAGCGGGTTGCTGCTGCCCACTTTCACAGGGGAAGTACCCGAGGGCTGGGCGGCGCTGCAGGTGTGGGACGACAAGAAAACGGGGTTTGCCGCGGCTCTTTACGACAGCAATTTCGAGCAGCCCAACCGGAAAGTGCTGGCCTTCCGGGGCACCAACCCCACCGAATGGGGCGACATCAAAGCCGACCTGACCCAGGCCCTGGGCATTCCGACCAAGCAGTACGATCAGGCCATTGAGCTGGCCCGCAACCTGAAAGATCAGTACGGGGCCGGTCTGGACATCGTGCAGGATGCCGGCCTGGATATGGCCGGGCACTCGTTGGGCGGCGGCTTGGCGGCAGCGGCCAGCGTGGTTACGGGCGCCAAGGGCTACACTTTCAACGCGGCCGGCCTGCACCCGAATTCCGTGAAGCCCTTTGGCATTACCAAAGAAGCCATGCGGGCCGCTGCCCCGGGTCTTATCGACAACGTGTACTCCAACCGCGACCCGCTCAACGGCCTGCAGAATCATATGGGCGGCCTTATTCC
- a CDS encoding LytR/AlgR family response regulator transcription factor codes for MNALLVDDSRLARTELRHLLQAFPDVTIVGEARHAAEARAQLTQLQPDLLFLDIHMPGETGFELLESLETAPQVIFTTAYDEYALRAFEVNALDYLLKPISEARLTVALEKARAQFLTPAAAAVPAASEPEPAPQPLSANDQVFVKDGERCWFVRLSDIKLFEINGSYTQIYFEQHRPLIPRTLQHLEARLDPKVFFRANRQQIINLKWINSIEPWFSNTLKIKLREGPEVEVSRKQSVLFRELLSL; via the coding sequence ATGAATGCCCTCTTGGTTGATGATTCCCGCCTGGCCCGCACCGAGCTGCGCCACCTGCTCCAGGCTTTTCCCGACGTCACCATTGTGGGTGAGGCCCGGCACGCGGCCGAAGCCCGGGCGCAGCTAACCCAGTTACAGCCCGACCTGCTGTTTCTCGACATTCACATGCCCGGCGAAACCGGCTTCGAGCTGCTCGAATCCTTGGAAACGGCCCCGCAGGTTATCTTCACCACGGCCTACGACGAGTACGCGCTGCGGGCTTTCGAAGTCAACGCGCTGGATTACCTGCTCAAGCCCATCAGCGAGGCCCGGCTAACGGTGGCCCTGGAAAAGGCCCGCGCCCAGTTCCTGACGCCCGCCGCCGCCGCGGTGCCGGCTGCTTCCGAGCCGGAGCCCGCGCCCCAGCCGCTTTCGGCCAACGACCAGGTGTTTGTTAAGGACGGGGAACGGTGCTGGTTTGTGCGCCTCTCCGACATCAAGCTCTTCGAAATCAACGGCAGCTACACCCAAATCTACTTCGAGCAGCACCGCCCCCTGATTCCGCGGACCCTGCAGCACCTGGAGGCCCGCCTCGACCCAAAAGTTTTTTTCCGGGCCAACCGCCAGCAGATTATCAACCTCAAATGGATTAACAGTATTGAGCCCTGGTTTAGCAACACGCTCAAGATCAAGCTGCGCGAGGGGCCGGAGGTGGAAGTCTCGCGCAAACAGTCGGTGCTGTTCCGGGAGCTACTAAGCCTGTAA